From Psychroflexus torquis ATCC 700755, the proteins below share one genomic window:
- a CDS encoding carboxypeptidase regulatory-like domain-containing protein, with amino-acid sequence MQLRILISIFLLVLNFHAFGQYSISGTIDSAIDQLPIANAEVYNITLSTSVKTNENGEYIFQNLPAGTYTIAAFAFAFDVFEVSKEIDTNTRLNFELQPLGESLSEVVITKRKERIFALKQLRDVEGTAIYAGKKSEVVVVDNLTVNLASGNARQIYAQVMGLNIYENNDAGLQLNIGARGLNPNRTANFNTRQNGYDISADVLGYPESYYTPPAEALEEIQIVRGAASLQYGTQFGGLINFKLKQPNPNKKIEWISRQSVGSYDLFTSFNSVSGTVGKFSYYAFGNYKNGNDFRPNSQFESFTGFAHLGYQFSEKTKAVFEFSSLNYLAQQPGGLTDAQFEEDPSFSNRTRNWFEVDWKLYALKLTHDFSTKTRASLNIFALDASRESVGFRENRVSQVDDLEAPRELIVGAFKNWGAEGRFLTEYSLFDMQTTALLGAKFYQSNNVSQQGPGTTNSDADFNFALDEFPDYERQNQFTFPNTNIALFGEQIFNIAEGFKVTPGARFEYINTNAEGFYKNINLDNAGNPILNETIEENRNFERNFLLLGLGISYDASRSMEFYGNVSQNYRSVTFDDIRVDNPSLIIDENIRDENGYTFDIGTRGTFRRLVRYDIGAFLLSYTDRLGVVGQGLDLFRSNIGDAVSYGIESFVDWNINETFFKKEDYKFNLFSNLSITESEYIRSDFNNVTGNKVEFIPLVNFKTGMSFGYKNFLGSIQYTYLSSQFTDASNAERDFTLPSGIVGEIPAYGILDASFQYTYNQFTLETGVNNVLNNSYFTRRATGYPGPGIIPSQPRTFYALLEFRL; translated from the coding sequence ATGCAATTGAGAATATTAATCAGTATTTTTTTATTAGTTCTAAATTTTCACGCTTTTGGCCAATACAGCATTTCAGGCACCATAGATTCAGCCATAGACCAATTACCTATTGCCAATGCCGAGGTATATAATATAACTTTATCTACTTCAGTAAAGACAAATGAAAACGGCGAATATATTTTTCAAAATCTTCCTGCGGGCACCTACACTATTGCGGCATTTGCCTTTGCCTTTGATGTTTTTGAAGTATCAAAAGAAATTGATACCAATACAAGACTTAATTTTGAATTACAACCTTTGGGCGAGTCTTTAAGCGAAGTCGTTATTACTAAGAGAAAAGAAAGGATTTTTGCTTTAAAACAATTGAGAGATGTAGAAGGTACTGCCATTTATGCGGGTAAAAAAAGTGAAGTCGTCGTGGTGGATAACCTTACCGTAAATCTTGCTAGCGGAAACGCACGCCAAATTTATGCACAGGTAATGGGGCTTAATATTTATGAAAATAATGATGCAGGGCTACAACTAAATATTGGCGCACGTGGCTTGAACCCGAATAGGACAGCTAATTTTAATACCCGTCAAAACGGCTATGATATTAGCGCAGATGTGCTAGGCTATCCAGAGAGTTATTATACACCACCTGCTGAGGCACTTGAAGAAATCCAAATAGTGAGAGGTGCCGCTTCATTACAATACGGTACGCAATTTGGCGGGCTTATTAATTTTAAATTAAAACAACCCAATCCCAACAAAAAAATAGAATGGATTTCTAGGCAGTCTGTGGGGAGTTATGATTTGTTTACAAGCTTTAATAGCGTGAGTGGCACAGTAGGTAAATTTAGCTATTATGCCTTCGGTAATTATAAAAATGGAAATGACTTCAGACCTAATTCTCAATTTGAATCCTTTACAGGTTTTGCACACCTGGGGTATCAATTTTCAGAAAAAACCAAAGCGGTGTTTGAGTTTTCCTCTTTAAATTATTTGGCCCAACAACCCGGAGGTTTAACCGACGCTCAATTTGAAGAAGATCCTAGCTTTAGCAACAGAACACGTAATTGGTTTGAGGTAGACTGGAAATTGTATGCCTTAAAACTCACCCATGATTTTTCAACAAAAACTAGAGCTAGCCTAAATATTTTTGCTTTAGACGCTTCTAGGGAATCGGTTGGTTTTAGAGAAAACAGAGTCTCGCAAGTAGATGACCTAGAAGCGCCTAGGGAGCTTATTGTAGGTGCTTTTAAAAACTGGGGAGCTGAGGGTAGATTTTTAACGGAATATAGTTTGTTTGATATGCAAACAACAGCACTTCTGGGAGCAAAATTTTATCAGTCTAATAACGTGTCTCAACAAGGCCCTGGAACAACTAATAGTGATGCCGACTTTAACTTTGCCTTAGATGAATTTCCAGATTATGAACGTCAAAATCAATTCACATTCCCCAATACCAATATCGCCTTGTTTGGGGAGCAAATTTTCAATATTGCAGAAGGATTTAAAGTAACACCAGGAGCCCGTTTCGAATATATTAACACCAACGCGGAGGGGTTTTATAAAAACATCAATCTGGATAACGCAGGCAACCCCATTCTAAATGAAACCATAGAGGAAAACAGGAATTTTGAGCGTAATTTTTTATTGCTTGGGCTAGGCATTAGCTATGATGCGTCAAGAAGCATGGAGTTTTACGGAAATGTGAGTCAAAATTATCGTTCAGTAACTTTTGATGATATTAGAGTTGACAATCCTTCCCTAATCATTGATGAAAACATTAGAGATGAAAATGGATACACCTTTGACATAGGTACAAGAGGAACTTTTAGACGCTTAGTGCGTTATGATATTGGTGCTTTTTTATTGAGCTATACTGATCGTTTAGGGGTAGTGGGCCAGGGATTAGATCTATTTAGAAGTAATATAGGAGATGCAGTAAGTTATGGAATAGAGTCTTTTGTGGATTGGAACATCAACGAAACCTTTTTCAAAAAAGAAGATTACAAGTTTAATTTATTTTCTAATTTGTCGATAACTGAAAGTGAATATATAAGGTCAGATTTTAATAATGTAACTGGCAACAAGGTAGAATTTATTCCTCTTGTAAATTTCAAGACAGGAATGAGCTTTGGGTATAAAAACTTTTTAGGAAGTATTCAATATACCTACTTAAGTTCTCAGTTTACAGATGCTTCAAATGCCGAAAGAGATTTTACACTCCCAAGCGGTATTGTAGGAGAAATTCCTGCTTATGGAATTCTAGATGCTTCTTTTCAGTATACGTACAATCAATTTACACTAGAGACGGGTGTTAATAATGTCCTGAATAATAGTTATTTTACAAGACGCGCCACAGGCTATCCAGGGCCAGGGATTATACCCAGCCAGCCAAGAACCTTTTATGCATTACTAGAGTTTAGATTGTAA
- a CDS encoding HTTM domain-containing protein, with protein MNNTFTTYYKQQVEAAPLAVFRVFFGVMMLFSVIRFWSYGWIDKLYLQPSFSFSYYGFEWIQPLGIYTYGLFAVCGISALCVALGFKYRIAVILFFLSFTYIELMDKTTYLNHYYFVSCVSFMMIFLPAHRYFSVDAYRNRSLASFTVPQWTIDSLKVMLTVVYFFAGLAKLNSDWLVEAMPLKIWLPSKYDIPLLGDLMQQEWVHYAFSYGGAGYDLLIPFLLFYKRTRWFAFAVVVVFHVLTRVLFPIGIFPYVMIVSALIFFDASVHHKILAFISRLFKISKEKIDALASFSTKKSISRIAPITIAVFLCIQALVPWRYLAYPGELFWTEEGYRFSWRVMLMEKAGYAQFTVKDTQSGKQFAIDNRDFLTPFQEKQMSTQPDFILEYAHFLGTHFGSQGHKNIAVFVESYVALNGRLSQPYIDPKIDLMQVKNSFAPKDWLLPFNDKIEGL; from the coding sequence ATGAACAACACGTTCACAACATATTATAAGCAGCAAGTAGAGGCCGCCCCTTTGGCGGTCTTTCGCGTTTTCTTTGGAGTGATGATGCTCTTTAGTGTCATACGCTTTTGGTCCTATGGATGGATTGATAAGTTATACCTTCAGCCTTCCTTTTCTTTTAGTTATTATGGTTTTGAGTGGATACAACCCTTGGGAATCTATACCTATGGACTATTCGCCGTCTGTGGTATTTCAGCTTTATGTGTAGCCTTAGGCTTTAAATATAGAATAGCTGTTATCCTTTTCTTCTTGAGTTTTACCTATATAGAACTGATGGATAAAACCACTTACCTCAATCATTATTACTTTGTGAGTTGTGTGAGTTTTATGATGATTTTTCTTCCAGCTCATCGTTATTTTTCTGTTGATGCTTATCGCAATAGGTCACTAGCTTCATTTACTGTTCCTCAATGGACTATAGATAGTCTAAAGGTAATGCTTACGGTTGTTTATTTTTTTGCGGGCTTAGCAAAACTCAATAGCGATTGGTTAGTAGAAGCTATGCCTCTCAAAATATGGTTACCTTCAAAATATGATATTCCCCTCTTAGGGGATTTAATGCAACAGGAATGGGTGCATTACGCGTTTAGTTATGGAGGTGCAGGCTACGATTTACTCATCCCTTTTTTGTTATTCTATAAACGCACCCGCTGGTTTGCTTTTGCTGTAGTGGTTGTCTTTCATGTGTTAACCAGAGTGCTGTTTCCTATCGGTATTTTCCCTTACGTCATGATTGTGAGCGCGCTCATCTTTTTTGATGCGTCCGTACATCATAAAATACTTGCTTTTATAAGTAGGTTGTTTAAAATTTCAAAAGAAAAAATAGATGCGTTAGCTTCTTTTTCAACAAAAAAATCAATTTCAAGAATCGCCCCTATCACTATAGCTGTTTTTTTATGCATCCAAGCCCTTGTACCATGGCGTTATCTTGCTTATCCTGGCGAGCTATTTTGGACTGAAGAAGGCTATCGGTTTTCATGGCGAGTCATGTTGATGGAAAAAGCAGGTTATGCTCAATTTACGGTAAAAGACACCCAATCTGGAAAACAATTTGCCATAGACAATAGGGACTTTTTAACCCCTTTCCAAGAAAAACAAATGAGTACCCAACCCGATTTTATTTTAGAATACGCTCACTTTTTAGGAACCCATTTTGGATCACAAGGTCATAAAAACATAGCGGTATTTGTAGAAAGTTATGTCGCGCTGAATGGTAGATTGAGTCAACCCTATATTGATCCCAAGATAGATTTAATGCAAGTAAAAAATAGTTTTGCACCAAAAGATTGGCTTTTGCCATTTAATGATAAAATAGAAGGACTATAG
- a CDS encoding imelysin family protein, whose protein sequence is MKMKKYIIVTLLTLGALATYSCSDDDTVTPDEGSNPTFDRGVMLTNWADNIIIPSFTDFGTKTSALEVATQTFVDDPTTVNLESLQSSWFNAYISFQEVSLFEIGKAEEINYRIRLNAYPTNVSKIDDYIENGNINFALPSSFDAQGFPALDYLLYGLGETNEETLGFFTTHTNADSYKTLLSSVSQTIHSLTEEVITSWTGPFRDSFVANIASSANGSVDKLTNDFIYYYEKSLRAGKVGIPAGIFSNDPLPQNVEALYKGDISKELLLASIETTQNFFNGEHFDGTTAGIGFKDYLDFLNTIKEGDDLSVLINQQFNIAEEKAKTLNDNFTIQIENDNNKMLETYNELQRNVVFIKVDMLQALSIDVDYVDADGD, encoded by the coding sequence ATGAAAATGAAAAAATATATTATAGTAACCTTATTAACTTTAGGTGCATTAGCAACGTACTCCTGTTCTGACGATGATACTGTAACTCCAGATGAAGGATCAAATCCTACTTTTGATCGTGGCGTAATGTTAACTAATTGGGCGGATAACATCATTATTCCTTCTTTTACTGATTTTGGGACTAAAACAAGTGCTCTTGAAGTAGCAACGCAGACCTTTGTAGATGATCCAACTACTGTTAATTTAGAATCCTTACAATCCAGTTGGTTTAATGCCTATATAAGTTTTCAAGAGGTGTCGCTATTTGAAATAGGCAAAGCTGAGGAAATTAATTATAGAATTAGGCTAAATGCCTATCCTACCAATGTCTCAAAAATTGATGATTATATAGAAAATGGAAACATCAATTTTGCACTTCCATCTTCGTTTGATGCACAAGGATTCCCCGCTTTAGATTACCTCTTGTATGGTTTGGGTGAGACCAATGAAGAAACTCTAGGTTTTTTCACAACTCATACCAATGCTGACTCTTATAAAACTCTATTAAGTAGTGTTTCACAAACGATTCACTCACTAACAGAAGAAGTAATTACAAGTTGGACAGGTCCATTTAGAGATTCGTTTGTTGCAAATATAGCTTCTTCAGCCAATGGGTCTGTAGATAAATTGACTAATGATTTTATTTACTATTACGAAAAATCCCTTCGTGCAGGAAAGGTAGGTATTCCAGCAGGTATTTTTTCTAACGATCCTTTACCACAAAATGTAGAGGCACTTTATAAAGGTGATATTTCCAAAGAGCTTTTGTTGGCTTCTATAGAAACCACACAAAACTTTTTTAATGGAGAGCATTTTGATGGGACTACCGCAGGAATTGGTTTTAAGGATTATTTAGATTTTTTAAACACCATTAAAGAAGGGGACGATTTAAGTGTTTTGATCAATCAACAATTTAATATTGCTGAGGAAAAGGCTAAAACCTTAAATGACAATTTTACTATCCAAATTGAAAATGATAACAATAAAATGTTAGAAACCTATAATGAATTGCAACGCAACGTCGTTTTTATCAAAGTTGATATGTTACAAGCATTAAGCATTGATGTGGACTATGTAGACGCTGACGGCGACTAA